The following are from one region of the Anguilla rostrata isolate EN2019 chromosome 7, ASM1855537v3, whole genome shotgun sequence genome:
- the LOC135259934 gene encoding doublesex- and mab-3-related transcription factor A1-like: MSRNIMDGNSRPLVLTGHTSSPLPVGGLQVPTSLLRPPPLFLRAATAACCPSLERGYPRTPKCARCRNHGVVSALKGHKRFCRWRDCVCAKCTLIAERQRVMAAQVALRRQQAQEESEARELQFMYSGTGASETGLSMASGTGASGPATTRPRTPSYDVFAMDDQKDGEKMPKYSLFNGFVGRPLFASHSTPLSSHLGKGDSTSPQKTRTVLDKENGIKSPGSDQLSDQVESPRSVSSSDLESGSESEKPKDYPPPDRYPPSAMFRHRDPTDVMTKIFPHHKRDALESAVKNCKGDIVKAIELVLNSKDIKCNSDSTSNPASENSTLQRPSNFGLPGGALSTLSAKSAFSPLQTTVTSVGSDNFYGLNPRFGISPIRLAYSTSGGGIPSFMSPYVTSGLVPAFPLRPPMDYSLPGMMRDFSYLQNKDSLCSSSIYSRLNHDK; this comes from the exons atgagcCGAAACATAATGGATGGCAACAGCAGACCGCTTGTTTTGACCGGGCATACCTCCTCACCGCTCCCGGTCGGCGGTTTGCAGGTGCCCACTTCTCTGCTGCGCCCGCCGCCACTGTTTCTCCGAGCGGCAACCGCCGCCTGCTGCCCGTCCCTGGAGAGAGGGTATCCCCGCACCCCGAAGTGCGCCAGGTGCCGAAACCACGGCGTCGTGTCGGCGCTGAAAGGACACAAGCGCTTCTGTCGCTGGCGGGACTGCGTGTGCGCGAAGTGCACCCTGATCGCCGAGAGGCAGCGGGTCATGGCGGCGCAGGTGGCACTGCGAAGGCAACAGGCGCAGGAGGAGAGCGAGGCCCGAGAACTGCAGTTCATGTATTCTGGGACCGGGGCGAGCGAGACTGGACTGTCCATGGCATCAGGGACAGGAGCATCGGGGCCTGCCACTACGAGACCAAGAACACCGAGCTACGATGTATTTGCGATGGACGACCAGAAAGATG GAGAAAAGATGCCGAAATACAGCCTTTTCAATGGATTCGTGGGGCGTCCTCTGTTTGCATCCCATTCTACCCCACTGTCCTCTCATTTGGGGAAAGGTGACTCCACATCACCCCAGAAGACGCGCACAGTTTTGGATAAAGAAAATGGAATCAAGTCACCCGGCTCAGATCAACTGTCTGATCAAGTGGAGAGTCCAAGATCAGTGTCGTCCTCAGACTTGGAATCTGGCAGCGAATCGGAAAAGCCCAAGGACTACCCGCCACCTGACCGATACCCGCCCAGCGCTATGTTCAGGCACCGCGACCCCACTGATGTCATGACGAAAATCTTTCCTCACCATAAACGGGACGCTCTAGAGTCAGCGGTGAAGAACTGCAAAGGCGATATCGTGAAAGCAATCGAACTGGTATTAAATTCAAAAGACATCAAGTGCAACTCAGACAGCACGAGTAACCCAGCATCCGAGAACTCAACCCTCCAGAGACCATCTAACTTTGGGCTTCCCGGAGGCGCGTTGAGTACACTCAGCGCCAAATCCGCTTTCTCACCGCTACAAACCACAGTGACTTCAGTTGGAAGCGACAATTTCTACGGTTTGAATCCCCGATTCGGAATCAGTCCAATCCGCCTGGCGTATTCGACTTCTGGCGGGGGTATTCCTAGCTTTATGTCGCCTTATGTGACATCCGGGTTAGTGCCAGCCTTCCCACTTCGCCCACCGATGGACTATTCCTTACCAGGAATGATGCGAGACTTCTCCTACCTCCAAAACAAGGACTCGTTGTGTAGTTCTTCCATTTACTCTCGTTTAAATCATGATAAATAG